The Anoplopoma fimbria isolate UVic2021 breed Golden Eagle Sablefish chromosome 10, Afim_UVic_2022, whole genome shotgun sequence sequence aagttatttcttttgttttctgcaaaaGTATCTAAGGTTGCTAACACAATTTCCACTTTTAGTGACTAAAGCATTTTAGAACTTTTTCATAGTTATGATGCATCGCTCACAGCTTTTGGTTAAAGGGTaacttcaatatttttcaacctggatcTATTTCACCGTGTTCTTGTGTCTAAGTGACGAATGGGGATCATCATTTTTGAAACGGTCCAGTATAAAGGAAGAAGGCTGCAGACGGTGGCCACTAAATAAGATGTAATGTAATTGCTTCAGAAAACTCCCCACTGTcaatttattgcatttaaagtccccttttttttgtgtgtgtctgacaacattatgcaaagaaccctacagagaaacaaaatgtttccatttcCACTAAAACACAGCTGCATGGTCAGACAGCTGGGTGAGTGTCTTATACGACAACGAGCTGATTGCCTGCGTATGTTGCCGCTTGTTTTTTTGAgtttaaatgaagtgttttatGACACTTTCCTAAGCCCATTGGTGTCTAAAAGGGGGGTtgtagtcacttagacacaaaaacatgtgaaagTAGGCACCAGGTTGACAAATACCAAAGTTATCCTTAAGGTTAGGATATGATTATGATCTGGTGGAATACAGGAAATGTCTTTAGAGACTCGATACACAACgtgtttattaacatttaacagaaaCCACAAACTTTCCTTAACGTTACCTAAAATGCTGACACGTCTCATGAGAAAGGTGTGTAGGAGAAGGACGAGTAAAAGTTACAAATAAACGCCATCACATTGTCTAACTTACAGAAATCAATTCATTGAACTGCTTCTGTTCACGACCCTTCATCAGGCAAAATCTGCTGCAACTTCCCTACAGTCCCTAactcctttcctctctgtccaTCAATAACCCCCTAAAATTCATCACTTCTGCCCTTATTGCACAAAAGTATCCAATTATTTCTAACACCACAAACTCCTCTAACATTTCCATCCATCCCTACGCACTTGCCCTACGCCGTCATCCTCCCCTAcctataaaaaatgaataaagatctTAAGGTGGATTCAGAAGAAAATGGGAGAAATGTTTCCACCTCACCGGGGCGGCTTAAGActttgttattaaaaacatgacaagCCATTCAGTTGGTAAAGGTGCTTACTCGAGGGAATGCTGAGAGTGTTTATTCTTTGATTAATTTGCTCGGAGGAGACCTGAAATTTCCCCACTCATGAATATGTGGATGACAGGGAGATTTCTGCGTTGTGACAACTTATCTAAACTACAGGGCAAAACGATTATGCTAATATCAGGTTGTTGTCATCAATCATCTTGTGTCAATGTGGTGTCAAGGCATCACGTTCCTGATTCCCCCTCTGGGCcatagctctgtgtgtgtgtgtgtgtgtgtgtgtgtgtgtgtgtgtgtgtgtgtgtgtgtgtgtgtgtgtgtgtgtgtgcttatttgGAAAGGAGAATTGATCACATTCTCATTACGCCTGGGGATTGTTGGCGGAGTTGCTCTTGCGCTTGCGTGGAGCTGTTCTCCTGGATAAGAGCTGAAGGAAACCTGGGAGGGAATTAATTAGGTGAGTTTCTTCATCTTGATATgaacacccacacccacacacacacacacacacacacacacacacacacacacacacacacacacacacacacacacacacacaggcagaggtCCAGGCTGAGCGACGTCAGAGAGACGCGCCTTAAAACCAAAGAGCGCATCACAGGGAGATGCGTGGTTTGATCACACGCAACTCACCTCACACTCACTTTGGATTGTAAGATAGCaggacacacagcagcagctcggTGGACGAGGATTCAACTGGATGAGAAGACAAGAAGTTACTTTTAAAGACTTTGAATCGTTGCGCGTAAAATGAGACCGGTGCGTAAAGGTCTCCGCCTCAGATGATatccagatttaaaaaaaaacaacctgaaaagTTGATTAGAAAACCAGCTGTGAACTAGTAACAGAGGATAACAGTCTACACTTTGCACGGATGCTGTTGGATGTCACCCCGAGTCCTGCTTCTTGTCTCTGTGATCTGATCTGAGCCATGGCTTACTCTCAGCTGGGATACTCCTACTCCACCCCGCCGCAGGTACAGTCCTCTACTCATCATTAGTACAACGATGCTGCCAAATAAGGcacttgtttacttttgttttttacaagaATGAACTGGAATCAGATCAGATAGTTTTACTTTTATGAGAAAAccataagaataaaataaacaccaaacacaaaaagcacCCAACTTGTGCTGGACACTTTGTTTTGCAGTGTAAACTactaaatacactttttttctattattttttctactttctCACTGATAATGTAATGGGACAAATAAggttaatttttcttttttttcttcccccccatAGTTTCTGATGACCTCCAGCTCTCTGGCCGGTTGTCTGGAGCCGGGCACGCCTCCATCACACCCGGTGCTGCGCTCCCCGGGTCACCAGCTCACCTCCGCCACCGGCATCGGAGTCTACAGCGGGACTTATCCAAAGAGCCAAGGGTACTACAACACCTGCGGCAGCGACGCCACCGCCCTCTACCCCAGAGTGAGAGTTATTTATTActatcatttttattctttatttaaaagtcATGTTTCACATCTTCACAGATTATTGGAGACACCTGaggaaagaaatgttgaaaaaatgacCCTGTTATGTTTTTCAAGAATGCACATTTTCTAGAAGGATTTGCAAATATTAACTTATATgggaaggcaaaaaaaaaacaaaaaacatctatGTAAATAAAGGTAATTTCAGGCTAAAGTCATGTGTTCTTGTAATGTTTTTAAGGATTCTGAtcagtttttttccaatattttcAGGGGCCACTAGATCCCAAAGACGGAGCTGCATCTGTGGGGACATCTCAGACCCCTGCCTACTATCCCTATGACTACACGTTTGGACAATATCCATATGACAGATATGGGTACGTCAAAGTCTGCATATGCCTTTATTCCCCTTAAATTAAaccacattttcatttcaaaactgtAATATCTTCAGTCAGAACTGCAGACTAACTAACTGactaaaaaatatttctaatgTCTGTAGCTTGTTTGCAGTGACCTCATTATTTTATGTCTTGGCATAATTGCAAGTATTACACTATATGGCAAGGTTGTAATTTGTTGGGAGGCCTTTCTGCagcaaacacaattaaaaaaacacttatattTGGTATGATATAGCTAAATATGATTTGGATTGTCACCATTTTGCTCAGGTATTCCTGCTCTGACGGCGCCTCCCGTCGTAAAAATGCCACCCGAGAGACCACCAGCACCCTGAAGGCTTGGCTGCAGGAGCACCAGAAGAACCCCTACCCCACTAAAGGAGAGAAGATCATGCTCGCCATCATCACTAGGATGACCCTCACACAGGTAGAGTTTAGTTTACCTGATATTCTGTCTTGTTTTCCTTCAATCCATTTAAAATAGCGTTATTTGtccttatttgtgttttctttacttccTCTTACTTTTGCCATGtccttctgtcttctttttacTAATGTCCCATTGGTGTGGTTTTATGTTCCTCTCTGACCTgcatcctctccctccctcaggTGTCTACATGGTTTGCTAATGCACGCAGGAGGCTAAAGAAGGAGAACAAGGTGACGTGGTCACCGCGGGCTTGTAAAAGCTCTGACGATCGAGGCTGTGATGATGACAGCGACGAAGCTGAGAAGccacttaaaaacaacaaagacctTCCAGGTAAGCGGTGCATAAATCAATCAGCAAAAAATACGCTTTTTTCACGATTTGTTGTTGAGGACTTGGTGTTAACTGTGTGACTCGTTTTTTTGCAGATCAACAGTGCGCAGACCTGCAGAGTGACCTTGAGGACTTCGACCTGCTGGATTCAGACGGCTCTGACTGTGAACCGAAGCCGCAGTTTCTACCCGAGGACAGTGACGCAAACACGGACCTCCCGCATGGTCATCTCACACACAACCCAGACCGGCTGCACGGAAAAGAGAGGTTGTCTCCGGACTGCTCCAAACTCACACCGgtcaaacagcaaaacaacgCCTTCTATCCAAACGCAGACCATCGAAGTACAGACACCAAGCCCAAAATTTGGTCCATCGCTCACACTGCTGCGTCTTTGGGCGGCAGCTTGCAGTCAGAATACCCTCCCTGCATGCTGTCGTCGACGGGGTCCCCCTCCCCTGGGTATCCATCAAACATGGCGCTGACCAAGGCGGACAGGGAACAGGAGTCACCGGTCGCCACGCTCCGAGAATGGGTGGACGGAGTTTTCCATGGTCCTTCTTTCCATCAGCCCAAACCAGTTGAGGTGTGGAAAGGCTTAACTGATGGCGTGTTAGACAGCAGGACACACGGACAGTCCTTTGAACTCGTTAGGTCTACGTCATCGTTGTAGTCCAACCGACACGTCGTCAACGGAATACAAAAAAGACTTGAACTGGACTTGAAACAAAAAGtctatattttgttgttgtgacttGACAAATTGGCTGTTCGCTAAGCGTTAACCCCCCCcaccttagttactgttgctacgtCTGTCAAGCTTTCTGTTCACGCACAGCACGAATGCAGTTTACGATGATAACAGCGGCACTGGAAAATGAtgttagttattgttttttgtaattgttaaatatttcttattatataattattattaaacgtAAACGATGGATCCTTGATTCACAGACAGCAGTAGACAAAAGCAGGCCTCTCAATTCTAGCGGACAAACATCCATTTTGCCGTCTGAAACGACGACTGTTGGTGGCAGATTTCATTAGCTCCAGCTAGCTCCCAaattaagctaacgttagctctgTGATTACAGTAGAAAAATATGACTCCGGTTGACTTTCTAATGAAATTAAATACGCACTTGTTGGCGGCATACGTGGTGTTGTGCTAAAAGGGAAAATGTCACGTTATCCTGGGTTACGTTGGCCTTAACCCAGTAAAGAGTTGCTAATTTTAGCCAAAATGGATGGACGTGCTAGTCATGTAACAAAACACTGTAACCCCTTAAATAATGTCAATGACGTGCTCCTTGGCCTTGTAAGTAATGATTGGTTACTGTAGTAAGTAAAGCCAGACATTTTAATGACTGCTTCTTACTATAgagcaggaaaacattttttttactctaaaggCAGATTATTGCTCTTACTACAGCCCAATGTACTTGTGGAGAAATCCAAAGTTTGACAGACCTGGTGTGCCAATTTACAGTTGCTATGCTATGATCGGACAATTGTCATTCGGGGGGTTGGGGTTTTGCGAACTGTCAATTAACAATGTGTTCGTATTTtggcattttgacattttgacaggCCCTTACTCTCTCTTAACTGGGGCCTCATCAAAGGTCAGATGTCACCACACACGTTCCTGCAGCAAGGTTGTACGGTTCACACATGAAATATACAATATTGTACACTTGCACTATAGCCTGCACATGCACTgagtcacaaaaataaaaaggtgtatTCCGTAGAATGGCAAAAGTTCTCTGAGTGTGCCTTTGGTTGGAACCACTAGTAGTATCAGTTTAGAAGACGTAAATCCTGTCCTGGAATAGTGGAATATACCTCTGCAgctttggatgtgtgtgtgtgtgtgtgtgtgtgtttgagtgtttgtgtgcatgtgtgtgtgtgttttgagggaGTGAAAGGGGGGAAGTGGGTGGTATTCAGCCGTGACTAatggaaacacacagaggagggtGCTGTTAAATTGTTAAATCGATGCCACTTCCACCTCGGCTCCAGATATAGCCGCAATCAGCGATGCGTCCCTTTTCATTAGGCGGCTTTTGACTTTGTCAACCTGGGACTGCAAGAAAATCCACCGCGCACAAAATGCTTGATAAAACCTCTTAA is a genomic window containing:
- the irx4b gene encoding iroquois-class homeodomain protein IRX-4b, which encodes MAYSQLGYSYSTPPQFLMTSSSLAGCLEPGTPPSHPVLRSPGHQLTSATGIGVYSGTYPKSQGYYNTCGSDATALYPRGPLDPKDGAASVGTSQTPAYYPYDYTFGQYPYDRYGYSCSDGASRRKNATRETTSTLKAWLQEHQKNPYPTKGEKIMLAIITRMTLTQVSTWFANARRRLKKENKVTWSPRACKSSDDRGCDDDSDEAEKPLKNNKDLPDQQCADLQSDLEDFDLLDSDGSDCEPKPQFLPEDSDANTDLPHGHLTHNPDRLHGKERLSPDCSKLTPVKQQNNAFYPNADHRSTDTKPKIWSIAHTAASLGGSLQSEYPPCMLSSTGSPSPGYPSNMALTKADREQESPVATLREWVDGVFHGPSFHQPKPVEVWKGLTDGVLDSRTHGQSFELVRSTSSL